The following proteins are encoded in a genomic region of Alnus glutinosa chromosome 8, dhAlnGlut1.1, whole genome shotgun sequence:
- the LOC133876163 gene encoding zinc finger BED domain-containing protein RICESLEEPER 2-like produces MESDSHELEPIEEYENEDSLEISHGATVEATIELVQDTAIDEDPNEKNVYKRKPRRKTSTVWNHFEQVESKVCSITVDNAKANDVALRHLRDVFNMRKSLVVGGKLFHVRCCAHITNLMVQDGLGEIGDIVDCVRDKIKFLIASEGRLKQFTETAKNLHLSSKKLFLVVPTRWNSTYLMLSAAYEFKDVFSMYGYNDHQFSWVPSHEDWDKVKSVCELLGVFNRVTKIVSGSDYPTSNLFLLEIWRMKEVLIKKCDDENDYIKSMTHRMKAKFDKYWGECKLLMAIAAILDPRFKLVFIRFCFLKIYQEDEATKNIEYVQSILKEIYDVYLHEHNLNLMEQDLASQVQESSSSNHSVCAVDDEEGGVEIWKSFLKSAEIVLQPVKSELEIYLEEGLYIPNKSIEFNALDWWKANTLKYNVLFKVAKDILSTPITTVTSESTFSAGGRVIDPHRASLSTETVQKLLLGADWVKSMYGLKKKCELNCIQILDSLAIA; encoded by the exons aTGGAGAGTGATTCGCATGAACTTGAGCCAATTGAAGAGTATGAGAATGAGGATTCTCTTGAAATTAGTCATGGTGCAACTGTTGAAGCAACCATTGAGTTGGTTCAAGATACTGCTATTGATGAGGATCCAAATGAAAAGAATGTATATAAGAGAAAGCCTAGGAGAAAGACTTCTACTGTGTGGAATCATTTTGAGCAAGTTGAG AGTAAAGTTTGTTCAATTACTGTAGACAATGCCAAGGCAAATGATGTAGCATTGAGGCACTTGAGAGATGTTTTTAATATGAGAAAATCGCTTGTTGTTGGGGGCAAGTTGTTTCATGTGCGTTGTTGTGCACACATAACTAATTTGATGGTTCAGGATGGTCTTGGCGAGATTGGAGATATTGTTGATTGTGTGAGGGACAAAATTAAATTCTTGATAGCATCAGAGGGAAGGTTAAAGCAATTTACTGAAACTGCAAAGAACTTGCATTTGTCATCTAAGAAGCTATTTTTGGTCGTACCTACTCGTTGGAATAGTACATATTTGATGTTATCAGCTGCATATGAGTTTAAGGATGTATTTTCTATGTATGGATACAACGATCATCAATTTAGTTGGGTGCCATCGCATGAAGATTGGGATAAAGTTAAATCTGTCTGTGAACTTTTGGGGGTCTTCAACCGAGTAACCAAGATTGTATCTGGTAGTGACTATCCAACATCAAATTTATTCCTTCTTGAAATTTGGCGAATGAAAGAGGTTCTAATTAAGAAATGTGATGATGAAAATGACTACATCAAATCTATGACACATCGAATGAAAGCCAAGTTTGATAAATACTGGGGCGAATGCAAATTATTGATGGCAATTGCGGCAATTTTGGACCCAAGGTTTAAGTTGGTGTTCATACGATTTTGCTTTCTAAAGATTTATCAAGAGGATGAAGCTACGAAGAATATTGAATATGTTCAAAGCATTTTGAAAGAGATATATGATGTGTATCTTCAtgaacataatttaaatcttaTGGAACAGGATCTTGCAAGTCAAGTTCAAGAAAGCTCTTCAAGTAATCATTCAGTCTGTGCAGTTGATGATGAGGAGGGTGGTGTGGAAATTTGGAAGTCATTCCTCAAAAGTGCTGAAATAGTGCTTCAACCTGTGAAATCAGAATTAGAAATATATCTCGAGGAGGGTCTATACATACCTAACAAGAGCATCGAATTTAATGCCTTGGATTGGTGGAAAGCGAATACTCTAAAGTATAATGTTTTGTTTAAAGTGGCCAAAGATATTTTGTCAACACCGATTACTACTGTAACTTCAGAGTCTACATTTAGTGCCGGAGGAAGGGTTATTGATCCACATCGAGCATCATTATCAACTGAGACAGTTCAGAAGTTATTACTTGGGGCTGATTGGGTCAAATCAATGTATGGGCTTAAAAAGAAGTGTGAg TTGAATTGTATTCAGATTTTAGATTCATTGGCAATTGCTTAA